One window of the Megalops cyprinoides isolate fMegCyp1 chromosome 2, fMegCyp1.pri, whole genome shotgun sequence genome contains the following:
- the LOC118773196 gene encoding run domain Beclin-1-interacting and cysteine-rich domain-containing protein-like isoform X1 — MEMDIAETEAGERRREHWKLLSSLKTTVEGLLSTNNPNVWSRYGGLQRLHKDMNNILSHGLKCEQVYCKQKDYWRFVWCVRYVSPHLASHVEQFSHLEPVLSSGVQSVGEGHKAERWLLHSLQAHCLSVQLRPLLKHQSHTRKYYNDEAFVLSEPHVLAMLQCLEAVEQNDPRLLALVDTVRLSHLKEPPLGLLKTQSLCVLPGAWPRRMGPHSTLPPRLTTSQSSLREGHSEGSSGAPWVYGATEQGQTDSGSIPQILLTEPTSPVPAEDADPVDGDLDDGPEYLAIGNLGQRRRCDSGSSSASDRVEALAPPTPRRSSFSEVQGGPSRSCRGHTRSLSDTGIAQKHSGESAVDVCRVKDYGPFSTQSSEASTPSSLYMESDSSQHSSMSDGLFRKPSEGQSLISYLAEQDFGSCADLEKENAHFSISESLIAAIELMKCNMRRREEGEDDDDSDCEIQQLKQKIRLRRQQIRRSRLQPAMQSQHAFPSTDSGGSGRSSQDSLHLSDSCSAEEVEECELKDGCEGGSLMALSQNGLSLSLASLFSDADIKRNVANTNRKSFLSSDSVSHSFLQSNSAESVAMGLLRQFEGMQLPAASELDWLVPEHDAPQKLLPIPDSLPISPDDGEHADIYKLRIRVRGNLEWAPPRPQIIFNIHPAPKRKVIVAKQNYRCAGCGTRIDPDYIKRLRYCEYLGRYFCQCCHENAQMVVPGRVLRKWDFSKYPVSNFARDLLGKIAGDPLFNPNDINSGLYKKVKALETVRLLRVQLFHMKNMFKTCRLAKEVLDEFDALPGHLTEDLHLFSLNDLAAVRHGELAPQLRELLRLGSVHVAGCVLCQAKGFVCEFCGNDKDIIFPYELNKCQRCEGEHPLMARRFSGTRTTPAPSWRDWKFPRARRLARALSQDRREGEGGEAEEEEKQGRVREGEESGEEKEENVQLWKVSHTGQLAKKFSHYRGGEGEGENSGEESERQNFFKVLTDGRLTKLFSWNSGVEEGGGEIEGEQEEEGERSGEEEVELENDEGSDEKVQGEESGENERREVEMSRGQGDEGEKSEEQQSTKEKRKLFKALKVGKLTKAFSKDRERHSKGKEGNVIEPEEEVTESVEGSDKEEKEKLMKVPGVSRLAKAFSNDQEGELEDEEGEGKNDVEEEGKVSKHGVKGEASGSLKFWKAPKHISLSKLFPKGRTENDEGGESVEKEIDGKGKNDEQEGSEEEKVELTGSRSGWRSRRTRKACRLTKGRRDRERPDEAGEREEENDRDEIGERAEEGVNERLKKEESREDTGNPRGDNNGRDIGSCQTPGGGERVCEQTDGGGMDSREEKGLCTGEADDSREGERGGKKECPQTSNPARRLLKIPNPLRLGQSKREVEKRGEDAGSHSDSSPSITFGEGGRKREEEAGSLSDSSPSRRLWKMPKPVGFFKGQGGKSAVGNTEKKEAEEKGQEEEMNEEKHSDPSSEPLRKSLK; from the exons ATGGAAATGGATATTGCAGAGACTGAGGCCGGGGAACGCAG GCGGGAGCACTGGAAGCTCCTCTCCAGCCTGAAGACCACTGTGGAGGGGCTGCTGTCCACCAACAACCCCAATGTGTGGTCCCGCTACGGGGGCCTGCAGCGGCTCCATAAGGACATGAACAACATCCTTAGCCACGGGCTGAAGTGCGAACAG GTGTACTGTAAACAGAAAGATTACTGGCgttttgtttggtgtgtgcGCTATGTCAGCCCCCATCTGGCCTCTCACGTTGAGCAG TTCAGTCATCTGGAGCCAGTGCTGAGCTCTGGTGTGCAGAGCGTGGGGGAGGGCCACAAGGCGGAGCGCTGGTTGCTGCACAGTCTCCAGGCCCACTGCCTGTCTGTTCAACTCCGGCCTCTGCTCAAAcaccagtcacacacacgcaagtaCTACAATG ATGAGGCATTTGTGCTGAGTGAGCCCCATGTGTTGGCCATGTTACAGTGCCTGGAGGCTGTGGAGCAGAATGACCCACGTCTTCTGGCTCTTGTGGACACAGTCAGG CTGTCCCACCTGAAGGAGCCTCCACTGGGCTTGCTGAAGActcagagtctgtgtgtgctccCTGGGGCCTGGCCCAGAAGGATGGGGCCCCACAGCACCCTGCCCCCGCGGCTCACCACATCACAGTCCTCTCTGAGAGAGGGACACTCAG AAGGGAGCTCTGGGGCCCCCTGGGTATATGGAGCCACTGAACAGGGGCAGACGGACTCTGGCAGCATCCCCCAGATCTTGTTGACTGAGCCCACCTCTCCAGTGCCGGCCGAGGACGCGGACCCGGTGGACGGGGACCTCGACGACGGGCCTGAGTACCTGGCCATCGGTAATCTTGGGCAGCGGCGGCGCTGCGACTCTGGCAGCTCCTCCGCCAGTGATCGGGTGGAGGCCCTGGCCCCGCCAACGCCTCGCCGCTCCTCCTTCTCTGAGGTGCAGGGGGGGCCCAGCCGGAGCTGCAGGGGCCACACGAGGTCACTGTCCGACACAGGAATCGCGCAGAAGCACAGCGGAG AATCAGCTGTAGATGTCTGTCGGGTGAAAGACTATGGACCCTTCTCCACTCAAAGCAGTGAGGCTAGCACCCCCAGCTCCCTCTACATGGAGTCTG acAGCTCACAGCATAGCAGCATGTCAGACGGTTTGTTCCGGAAGCCCTCGGAAGGGCAGAGCCTCATCAGCTACCTTGCCGAGCAGGATTTCGGCAGCTGTGCGGATCTGGAGAAG GAGAATGCTCACTTCAGCATATCGGAATCACTCATCGCGGCCATCGAGCTGATGAAGTGCAACATGCGCAGgcgggaggaaggggaggacgACGACGACAGCGACTGCGAGATCCAGCAACTCAAGCAGAAGATCCGGCTGCGCAGGCAGCAGATCCGCCGCAGCCGGCTGCAGCCCGCAATGCAGTCGCAGCACG ccttccCTTCAACGGACAGTGGGGGTTCAGGGCGGAGCTCCCAGGATTCCTTGCACCTGTCTGATTCTTGCTCAGCTGAAGAAGTGGAGGAGTGCGAGCTAAAAG ATGGCTGTGAGGGCGGGTCCCTGATGGCACTGTCTCAGAACGGGCTGTCTCTTTCACTCGCCTCCCTCTTCTCAG ATGCAGATATCAAGCGTAACGTGGCGAACACCAACAGAAAGTCTTTCCTGAGTTCAGATTCAGT ctcccACTCCTTCCTGCAGTCCAACTCTGCTGAGTCGGTGGCCATGGGGCTCCTCAGGCAGTTTGAGGGCATGCAGCTGCCGGCTGCCTCTGAGCTGGACTGGCTGGTTCCAGAGCATGACGCTCCCCAGAAG ctcctgcctATCCCAGACTCCCTGCCCATCTCCCCTGATGACGGCGAGCACGCAGACATCTACAAGCTACGGATCCGTGTGCGGGGAAACTTGGAATGGGCTCCACCACGGCCCCAGATCATCTTCAACATCCACCCTGCCCCCAA GAGAAAGGTGATAGTGGCCAAGCAGAACTATCGCTGCGCTGGATGCGGCACCCGCATTGACCCAG ATTACATAAAGAGGCTACGCTACTGCGAGTACCTGGGCCGTTACTTTTGCCAGTGTTGCCATGAGAATGCCCAGATGGTGGTGCCTGGGCGGGTGCTGAGGAAGTGGGACTTCAGCAAGTACCCTGTCAGCAACTTCGCCAGGGACCTGCTGGGTAAGATCGCGGGAGACCCTCTCTTCAACCCCAACGACATTAACAGCGGCCTCTACAAGAAGGTGAAGGCACTGGAGACAGTACGG ctgttGAGGGTCCAGTTGTTCCACATGAAGAACATGTTCAAAACTTGCCGCTTGGCTAAAGA GGTGTTAGATGAGTTTGATGCCCTCCCAGGTCACCTGACGGAGGACCTGCACCTCTTTTCCCTCAATGACCTTGCTGCTGTGCGCCACGGGGAACTGGCCCCCCAGCTGCGTGAGCTGCTGCGCCTAGGATCTGTTCATGTTGCTGGATGTGTG CTCTGCCAGGCAAaaggttttgtgtgtgagttCTGTGGCAATGACAAAGACATCATCTTCCCCTATGAGCTGAACAAGTGCCAGCGCTGTGAAGGTGAGCACCCCCTGATGGCCAGAAGATTCAGTGGCACACGCaccacccctgccccctcctggAGAGACTGGAAGTTTCCCCGTGCTCGCAGACTGGCTAGGGCTCTGTCccaggacaggagagagggggagggaggagaggctgAGGAAGAAGAGAAGCAGGGGCGGGTTAGAGAAGGGGAAGAAAGTggggaggagaaagaagaaaatgtccAACTCTGGAAAGTCTCCCATACAGGCCAGTTAGCCAAGAAATTTTCTCACTatagaggaggagaaggagaaggggaaaacagtggagaggagagtgaaagacagaatttttttaaagttctcACAGATGGCAGACTGACTAAGCTGTTCTCCTGGAATAGTGGggtggaggaaggagggggagaaattgaaggagaacaggaagaggaaggagagcgAAGTGGGGAGGAAGAGGTTGAGTTGGAGAACGATGAGGGGTCGGACGAGAAAGTACAGGGTGAGGAAAGTGGAGagaatgaaaggagagaggTAGAGATGAGCAGAGGTCAGGGGGATGAGGGAGAAAAGAGTGAGGAACAGCAgtccacaaaagaaaaaaggaaattattcaAAGCTCTCAAAGTTGGTAAACTGACTAAGGCCTTTTCCAAGGATAGAGAAAGGCACAGTAAGGGGAAGGAGGGCAATGTAATTGAACCAGAGGAAGAAGTGACAGAAAGTGTGGAAGGATCAGAcaaggaggaaaaggaaaaattaaTGAAAGTCCCCGGAGTTAGCAGACTAGCTAAAGCGTTTTCTAATGATCAGGAAGGGGAactggaggatgaggagggtgAAGGAAAAAACGATGTAGAGGAGGAAGGAAAAGTGAGTAAACATGGAGTAAAAGGAGAGGCTTCTGGCAGTCTGAAATTCTGGAAAGCTCCCAAACATATCTCGCTCTCTAAGCTATTTCCCAAAGGTAGAACAGAGAATGATGAAGGGGGGGAGTCTGTTGAGAAGGAGATAGATGGGAAGGGAAAAAATGATGAGCAGGAAGGaagtgaggaggagaaggtagAGCTGACTGGGAGCAGGAGTGGCTGGAGGTCCCGGAGAACCCGTAAAGCCTGTAGGCTAACTAAGGGtaggagagacagggagagaccaGACGaggctggagagagggaagaggaaaatgACAGGGATGAAAttggagagagagctgaagaaGGAGTGAATGAGAGGCTTAAAAAAGAGGAGAGTAGAGAAGACACAGGGAATCCCAGGGGTGACAACAATGGAAGAGACATAGGGAGTTGTCAGACACCaggcggaggagagagagtatgtgagcAGACAGATGGTGGAGGGATGGACAGTAGAGAGGAGAAGGGTCTGTGCACTGGTGAAGCTGATGACAGCAGAGAAGGCGAGAGAGGTGGAAAGAAGGAATGTCCACAAACCAGCAATCCTGCTAGGAGATTGTTGAAAATTCCTAACCCCCTGCGACTGGGCCAGAGTAagagagaggtggaaaaaagaggagaggatgCAGGGAGCCACTCGGATTCCTCTCCCTCCATAACATTCGGGGAGGgtggaagaaagagggaggaggaggcaggtAGCCTCTCAGACTCTTCTCCTTCCCGGAGATTATGGAAAATGCCCAAGCCTGTAGGTTTCTTCAAAGGCCAGGGGGGGAAGAGTGCAGTGgggaacacagagaaaaaagaggcagaggagaaagGACAGGAGGAAGAAATGAATGAGGAGAAACATAGTGACCCTTCCTCAGAGCCTTTGAGAAAATCCTTGAAATAA